A single genomic interval of Clostridium facile harbors:
- the groL gene encoding chaperonin GroEL (60 kDa chaperone family; promotes refolding of misfolded polypeptides especially under stressful conditions; forms two stacked rings of heptamers to form a barrel-shaped 14mer; ends can be capped by GroES; misfolded proteins enter the barrel where they are refolded when GroES binds), giving the protein MAKKIVYGEEARKALQTGIDKLADTVKITLGPKGRNVVLDKKFGSPLITNDGVTIAKEIELEDEFENMGAQLVKEVAVKTNDAAGDGTTTATLLAQALVHEGMKNVAAGANPMAVKRGIQKAVDAAVASIKENAKQIEGTDDIARVATVSADNEFVGKLIAEAMEKVTADGVITIEESKTAETYSDVVEGMQFDRGYITPYMVTDTDKMEAILDDAYLLITDKKISVIQDLLPLLEQIVQSGKKLVIIAEDVEGEALSTLIVNRLRGTFTVVAVKAPGFGDRRKEMLQDIAILTGGTVISEEVGLELKDATMDMLGHAHQVKVTKENTTIVDGFGDSEAIKARVAQIRAQIEETTSDFDREKLQERLAKLAGGVAVIKVGAATEVEMKEQKLRIEDALSATKAAVEEGIVAGGGTALLEVIPAVAALLENTHGDEKTGVQIVLKALEAPVRQIATNAGVEGSVIVDKILNANEKNYGYNAANESYGDMIKAGIVDPAKVTRSALQNAASVASMVLTTESLVTDIKEETPAAPAAPMGGGMY; this is encoded by the coding sequence ATGGCGAAAAAAATTGTTTATGGTGAAGAAGCAAGAAAAGCTCTTCAAACTGGTATTGATAAATTAGCAGACACTGTAAAAATTACATTGGGACCAAAAGGTCGCAATGTGGTATTGGATAAAAAATTCGGTTCCCCATTGATTACAAACGATGGCGTTACCATCGCAAAAGAAATTGAACTGGAAGACGAATTTGAAAACATGGGCGCACAGCTGGTAAAAGAAGTTGCTGTGAAAACCAACGACGCTGCTGGCGATGGTACTACAACCGCTACCCTGTTGGCTCAGGCACTGGTTCACGAAGGTATGAAAAACGTAGCTGCTGGCGCTAACCCAATGGCAGTAAAACGTGGCATCCAAAAAGCGGTTGATGCTGCTGTAGCTTCCATCAAAGAAAACGCGAAACAAATCGAAGGCACAGATGATATTGCTCGTGTTGCGACTGTATCTGCTGACAATGAATTTGTTGGTAAATTGATTGCGGAGGCAATGGAAAAAGTAACTGCTGATGGCGTTATTACCATTGAAGAATCCAAAACCGCTGAAACCTACAGTGATGTTGTAGAAGGGATGCAGTTTGACAGAGGCTATATTACCCCTTACATGGTAACCGATACCGATAAAATGGAAGCTATTCTGGATGACGCTTATCTGTTGATTACAGATAAAAAAATCAGCGTAATCCAAGACCTGTTACCACTGTTGGAACAAATCGTACAATCCGGTAAAAAACTGGTGATTATTGCAGAAGATGTAGAGGGTGAAGCTCTTTCTACTCTGATTGTTAATAGATTAAGAGGTACTTTCACTGTTGTTGCTGTAAAAGCTCCAGGCTTTGGCGATAGAAGAAAAGAAATGCTGCAAGATATCGCAATCCTGACAGGTGGTACTGTAATCAGTGAAGAAGTTGGTTTGGAACTGAAAGATGCTACAATGGATATGCTGGGCCATGCTCATCAGGTAAAAGTAACAAAAGAAAATACTACTATTGTTGACGGCTTTGGCGACAGCGAAGCTATCAAAGCAAGAGTTGCACAGATTAGAGCACAGATTGAAGAAACCACTTCTGACTTTGACCGTGAAAAATTACAGGAAAGATTGGCAAAATTGGCTGGCGGCGTTGCTGTAATTAAAGTTGGTGCTGCAACAGAAGTAGAAATGAAAGAACAAAAACTGCGCATTGAAGACGCACTTTCCGCAACAAAAGCTGCTGTAGAAGAAGGTATTGTAGCTGGCGGTGGTACTGCGTTATTGGAAGTAATCCCAGCAGTAGCTGCACTGTTAGAAAATACCCATGGGGACGAAAAAACTGGTGTACAGATTGTACTGAAAGCATTGGAAGCTCCAGTTCGTCAGATCGCTACAAACGCTGGTGTAGAAGGCTCTGTTATTGTAGATAAAATCCTCAACGCAAATGAGAAAAACTACGGCTACAACGCAGCCAACGAAAGCTATGGCGATATGATCAAAGCTGGTATTGTTGACCCTGCGAAAGTAACCAGAAGCGCACTGCAAAACGCTGCTTCCGTTGCTTCCATGGTTCTGACAACCGAAAGCCTTGTAACTGATATCAAAGAAGAAACCCCAGCAGCTCCAGCTGCACCAATGGGTGGCGGAATGTATTAA
- a CDS encoding co-chaperone GroES, whose amino-acid sequence MNIKPLADRVVIKMVEAEETTKSGIILTGSAKEKPQVAEIVAVGPGGVVDGKEIKMELKVGDKVLISKYAGTEVKMDGQEYTILRQEDVLAIVE is encoded by the coding sequence ATGAACATTAAACCTCTTGCAGATAGGGTTGTCATTAAAATGGTAGAAGCTGAGGAAACCACAAAAAGTGGTATTATCTTAACAGGTTCTGCAAAAGAAAAACCTCAGGTTGCTGAAATTGTAGCAGTTGGCCCAGGCGGCGTTGTAGATGGCAAAGAAATTAAAATGGAACTTAAAGTTGGCGATAAAGTTTTAATTAGCAAATATGCTGGCACAGAAGTAAAAATGGATGGCCAGGAATATACCATTCTCCGCCAGGAAGACGTTTTGGCAATTGTAGAATAA
- a CDS encoding YcxB family protein, giving the protein MEFQFCITEEDYLAFNQYALLNSTAGKRSLLIYRLCLPAIFLLLVLFSIMMDEDLWFIFVQIILSIIFSFLFILFSKRILLNSVKGTVKNYKKDGKLPYPETGKVIFGEEGITEITTDMENRKNYSQIEKVCVTSKGLYLFFNCSEACILTDSCFSSQEEKEQLLSFLHNKIDPFRFFY; this is encoded by the coding sequence ATGGAATTTCAATTTTGTATTACCGAGGAAGATTATCTGGCATTTAACCAATATGCCCTGTTAAACAGCACAGCAGGAAAACGTTCATTATTAATTTATCGGTTATGTCTTCCAGCTATTTTTTTATTGCTGGTTTTATTTTCTATTATGATGGATGAGGATCTATGGTTTATTTTCGTTCAAATTATATTATCTATTATTTTTTCTTTTCTTTTTATTTTATTTTCCAAACGCATACTGCTCAATTCGGTCAAAGGAACTGTTAAAAATTATAAAAAAGATGGAAAGCTGCCTTATCCTGAAACAGGAAAAGTGATTTTTGGGGAAGAGGGAATCACGGAAATCACCACGGATATGGAAAATAGAAAGAATTATTCACAGATTGAGAAAGTTTGTGTCACCAGCAAAGGTCTTTATTTGTTTTTCAATTGTTCAGAGGCATGTATCCTTACAGATTCCTGTTTTTCAAGCCAGGAGGAGAAAGAACAGCTGCTATCATTCCTACATAACAAAATAGATCCATTCCGCTTTTTCTATTAA
- a CDS encoding family 78 glycoside hydrolase catalytic domain has protein sequence MFKKKGVKRMSALLLSAAMLSTVLVAPANAQDGVNAPMPYGLLTNELEKPLNVEAPTFSWWNQDVDLDDVQTAYQIIVKDDLTDEVVWDSNKVESSEQSNIPYTGPELDPAHPYSWTVTTWDSTGLKGTSEPASFATGLSDEDWNASWIQKPGTPVTIESSGTAAHVQGGGLTMYSAGTGWANYNLNVDVNAEKGAAGVAFRAADSNNAYIWSLVPGKGLTKTALVNGEKKDLGTVEMDIMENAYYSMNIVANGNTITTSIDGIQIDVTTDETFASGTVGFYEEEGQAGKFEKLSVISVASVIDSIYVAGTKDSGSQIILNDQGYDWTDYTIDFDAQINNTSKDATGVMLRSTSDFKTGYMWNFTRNKGGLARHTMTNGKFNKLDGSSALQYSFKADTYYHFTIELKGNTIKTYINGELFDTYVDENNTSMKGTFGFRHAEGEGGTYKNIKVTAADGTELMVEDFQNLDHYKFSNGTTASTIKVNDNTETYLSADFSKGFDGWSNTTVMSQVDGNNWANCNTNGVILAKTGTDWDNYTVSMRVVAEKTAAGIMFRATDKDSGYMWQIVPGTGLKVHVQENGKFTALKDPIKCDIKQGQAYRVTIDVNGDTFKTYINGTLVDTTTDSTYSKGTIGFRESTTGTEVGKFSEVKVTGADGTILLEDKFDNGMTQWNGDTVPATGSNMYWYARKEEKLEEGKEPVKALAYMASAHDYELSINGTRIGRGQSFDYSSETHYQGWDITEALGDDDTISIGILDRWYSGGQGRAAGKPGLLGEIVVYYNDGSYQTISTGEDWVAEEAPLSGSSKRNGEGDFIEEYDARKAIGNYSEVGFDDSSWQPVYVLGEHPTDPFTNVNPELGHVTEEENIKPETITTLEDGTTIVDFGRVIPARFSVNFANGKAGQKLTLTTGYELKEDGKVNTSNSSTQNTKMTFIYTQKDGAQTYHTWDYLAFRYLQIPNVGQTFTKDDITATILYQEVPEDRDSTLITSDEMLNQVYQLMKDSALYSAQNQFVDTPTREKGQFLQDSVNISAITTTSLYERATSRKAIMQFFDSANRYWNSGDDLGRYNSVYPNVDNKRDIPDFSLNVPIWIWRYYMQTGDRELLEVAYPYLQNTADYATRAIATEGATAGLVTNLPGGSGEYKYGIVDWPSPGRFDYDMDAAARTTVNALSVRVFDVVADVAQELGKDAAEVQDYTTRAENLKKTMNEKLITEDGVYCDGLMSDGTQSTHNGQHSTSYALAFGIAPEDKIDSMVDYVASMGMKQGPMTADILVQALFDNGRADAALKLLTNTEDYGWAQLIDQYDATFTWEQWQHGQSQSHGWGAAAGAEMLENILGVTVTEAGAKTVTIDPARDILDHAEGRFATERGFVEVAYSGSGEDYTLKVTVPTNVEATVVLPKIEGGYFVDKNGNSGTSTFTETEQLVTVGGGTREFVFQQGANKGILNTVIDYAQQQKDSDEFNNVIADVQASFTAALDNAIAVRDNTTATQKEVDAAWQALMTEIHKLGFVKGDITSLETLVSVAEGFDLSKYVEAGQAEFKEALKAAQDLIADKDNAMEAEIQTAENNLLNTMLNLRLKADKSILEEMIATANGMDANAYTVESYSVLTTALAKANDVMADDNATQEDVDAAANAVKAAMDGLVAIDGTEVQTPSTENNATQAGQETTTTKANAAKTGDIAVPAAVIGLLAASAVAVGITKKRKK, from the coding sequence ATGTTTAAGAAAAAAGGCGTAAAACGCATGTCAGCATTGCTGTTAAGCGCTGCAATGTTAAGTACTGTTTTGGTAGCGCCAGCAAATGCTCAAGATGGCGTCAACGCACCAATGCCATATGGCTTATTAACCAATGAATTGGAAAAGCCACTAAATGTGGAGGCACCTACTTTTAGCTGGTGGAACCAGGATGTTGACCTGGACGATGTACAAACTGCATACCAGATTATTGTAAAAGATGACCTAACAGATGAGGTAGTTTGGGATTCTAATAAAGTAGAATCTTCTGAACAATCCAATATTCCTTATACAGGTCCAGAATTGGATCCAGCTCATCCATATAGCTGGACGGTAACTACTTGGGATTCTACCGGATTAAAAGGCACCAGTGAACCAGCATCTTTTGCTACTGGTTTATCGGATGAAGACTGGAATGCAAGCTGGATTCAAAAGCCAGGTACTCCTGTTACCATCGAATCTTCTGGCACTGCTGCCCATGTACAAGGTGGTGGGTTAACCATGTACAGTGCAGGGACAGGCTGGGCAAACTATAATTTGAATGTAGATGTGAACGCGGAGAAAGGTGCTGCAGGGGTAGCGTTCCGTGCAGCAGACAGCAATAACGCTTACATTTGGTCATTGGTACCAGGGAAAGGTTTAACAAAAACCGCTTTGGTAAATGGCGAGAAAAAAGACCTGGGCACTGTAGAAATGGATATTATGGAAAACGCTTATTATTCCATGAATATTGTTGCCAATGGCAATACCATTACTACCAGTATTGACGGCATACAGATAGACGTTACCACAGATGAAACTTTTGCGTCGGGTACAGTTGGTTTCTATGAAGAAGAAGGACAGGCGGGAAAATTTGAAAAACTTTCTGTTATTTCTGTAGCATCTGTCATTGATAGTATCTATGTAGCCGGCACAAAAGACAGTGGTTCCCAAATCATTTTAAATGACCAGGGATATGACTGGACTGACTATACCATTGATTTTGATGCTCAAATTAATAACACAAGTAAAGATGCAACAGGTGTAATGTTGCGTTCCACCAGCGATTTTAAAACAGGCTATATGTGGAACTTTACCAGAAATAAAGGTGGCTTAGCGCGGCATACCATGACCAATGGGAAGTTCAATAAATTGGATGGAAGTAGTGCTCTACAATATTCTTTTAAGGCTGATACCTACTACCACTTTACCATCGAATTAAAGGGTAATACCATTAAAACCTATATCAATGGGGAATTATTTGATACCTATGTAGATGAAAATAATACTTCCATGAAAGGTACCTTTGGGTTCCGCCATGCGGAAGGCGAAGGAGGTACTTACAAGAATATCAAAGTAACAGCTGCTGATGGAACAGAATTGATGGTAGAAGATTTTCAAAATTTAGACCATTATAAATTCAGCAATGGAACAACAGCTTCTACAATTAAAGTGAATGATAATACCGAAACCTACCTCTCTGCTGATTTCAGCAAAGGTTTTGATGGTTGGAGTAATACTACGGTGATGAGCCAGGTTGATGGAAATAATTGGGCAAATTGTAATACCAATGGGGTTATCCTGGCGAAAACTGGAACCGATTGGGATAACTATACCGTTTCCATGCGTGTGGTTGCGGAAAAAACTGCTGCTGGTATTATGTTCCGCGCGACAGATAAAGATAGCGGGTACATGTGGCAGATTGTCCCTGGTACTGGATTAAAAGTTCATGTACAGGAAAATGGCAAATTTACTGCCTTAAAAGACCCAATTAAATGCGATATTAAACAAGGCCAGGCTTACCGTGTTACGATTGATGTAAATGGCGATACCTTTAAAACCTATATCAATGGAACACTGGTGGATACCACAACAGATTCCACCTATTCAAAAGGTACTATCGGTTTCCGGGAAAGCACCACTGGAACAGAAGTTGGTAAATTTAGTGAAGTAAAAGTAACAGGTGCGGATGGAACTATCCTGTTAGAAGATAAATTTGACAATGGAATGACCCAATGGAATGGGGATACCGTTCCAGCAACTGGTTCCAACATGTATTGGTACGCCCGAAAAGAAGAAAAATTGGAAGAAGGCAAAGAGCCTGTAAAAGCGCTTGCTTATATGGCTTCCGCCCACGATTATGAATTATCCATCAATGGAACAAGAATTGGCCGTGGACAATCCTTTGACTATTCCAGCGAAACCCACTATCAAGGTTGGGATATTACCGAAGCATTAGGCGATGACGATACTATCTCCATCGGCATTTTGGACCGCTGGTATAGTGGTGGCCAAGGACGTGCAGCAGGAAAACCAGGTTTGTTGGGTGAGATTGTTGTTTACTACAACGATGGAAGCTACCAAACCATCTCTACTGGAGAGGACTGGGTAGCGGAAGAAGCCCCACTGTCTGGTTCTTCAAAACGAAATGGCGAAGGTGACTTCATAGAAGAATATGACGCCAGAAAAGCGATCGGTAACTACTCTGAAGTAGGATTTGACGATTCTTCCTGGCAGCCGGTTTACGTATTAGGGGAACATCCAACCGATCCATTTACCAATGTGAATCCTGAACTTGGCCATGTAACCGAAGAAGAAAATATAAAACCAGAAACCATCACGACATTGGAAGACGGCACAACCATTGTAGACTTTGGACGGGTGATTCCAGCACGTTTCTCCGTTAATTTTGCGAACGGCAAAGCCGGACAAAAATTAACCTTAACAACTGGCTATGAGCTGAAAGAAGATGGAAAAGTAAATACCAGCAACAGTTCTACCCAAAATACAAAGATGACCTTTATCTACACCCAAAAAGATGGGGCTCAAACTTATCATACATGGGATTATTTGGCATTCCGTTATCTACAGATTCCAAATGTAGGTCAGACATTTACAAAAGATGATATTACAGCAACGATTTTGTACCAGGAAGTACCAGAAGACCGTGATTCTACTCTGATAACATCGGATGAGATGCTCAATCAGGTTTACCAGTTAATGAAAGATTCCGCTCTGTACTCCGCACAAAACCAGTTTGTAGATACACCAACCCGTGAAAAAGGCCAGTTCTTACAAGACTCTGTTAATATCAGTGCAATTACTACCACAAGCTTGTATGAAAGAGCAACTTCCAGAAAAGCAATTATGCAGTTCTTTGATTCTGCGAACCGCTACTGGAATTCTGGCGATGATCTGGGACGTTATAACTCTGTATATCCAAACGTAGATAATAAAAGGGATATCCCTGATTTCAGTTTAAATGTGCCAATTTGGATTTGGAGATACTATATGCAAACCGGCGACCGTGAATTGTTAGAAGTTGCATACCCCTATCTCCAAAATACAGCGGATTACGCGACAAGGGCAATTGCAACTGAGGGTGCAACAGCTGGTTTGGTAACCAATTTACCAGGAGGAAGCGGCGAATATAAATATGGTATTGTAGACTGGCCATCTCCAGGTAGATTCGATTATGATATGGATGCTGCTGCTAGAACAACAGTAAACGCACTTTCGGTACGTGTATTTGATGTTGTTGCGGATGTCGCTCAAGAATTAGGCAAAGATGCAGCAGAAGTTCAGGATTATACTACTCGTGCGGAAAACCTGAAAAAGACCATGAATGAAAAATTGATCACAGAAGACGGTGTTTACTGTGACGGTTTGATGTCCGATGGTACACAGAGTACCCATAATGGGCAACATTCTACTTCTTACGCATTGGCATTTGGTATTGCACCAGAAGATAAAATTGATAGCATGGTAGACTATGTGGCTTCCATGGGTATGAAACAAGGTCCAATGACAGCTGATATCTTAGTACAGGCACTGTTTGATAATGGACGTGCTGATGCAGCACTAAAACTGTTGACAAATACCGAAGATTATGGTTGGGCACAATTGATTGACCAATATGATGCAACCTTTACTTGGGAACAATGGCAACATGGCCAGAGTCAATCCCATGGTTGGGGTGCAGCTGCTGGTGCGGAAATGTTAGAGAACATTTTAGGTGTTACTGTAACAGAAGCTGGTGCAAAAACAGTTACTATTGACCCTGCAAGGGATATCCTTGACCATGCGGAAGGTCGCTTTGCAACGGAACGTGGTTTTGTAGAAGTAGCATATTCCGGTAGTGGTGAAGATTACACCTTAAAAGTAACGGTACCAACCAACGTTGAAGCTACCGTTGTACTGCCAAAAATCGAAGGCGGCTACTTTGTAGATAAAAATGGAAACTCTGGAACAAGTACTTTCACCGAAACTGAACAACTGGTAACAGTAGGCGGTGGAACACGTGAATTTGTATTCCAGCAAGGCGCGAATAAAGGCATCTTAAATACTGTAATTGATTACGCTCAACAACAAAAAGATTCTGATGAATTTAACAATGTCATTGCAGATGTACAGGCATCCTTTACCGCAGCGCTAGATAACGCTATTGCAGTACGTGACAATACTACTGCAACACAGAAAGAAGTCGATGCAGCATGGCAGGCATTAATGACTGAAATCCATAAATTAGGCTTTGTAAAAGGCGACATTACTTCTTTGGAGACCCTAGTAAGTGTGGCAGAAGGCTTTGACTTGAGTAAATATGTAGAAGCAGGCCAGGCAGAATTTAAAGAAGCTTTGAAAGCAGCTCAGGATTTAATTGCAGATAAGGATAATGCGATGGAAGCAGAAATCCAAACAGCGGAAAATAATCTGCTTAACACAATGTTGAATTTGCGTCTCAAAGCGGATAAATCCATCCTGGAAGAAATGATCGCAACAGCAAACGGCATGGATGCAAATGCGTATACAGTAGAATCTTATAGTGTGTTGACAACAGCTTTGGCAAAAGCAAATGATGTGATGGCTGATGACAACGCAACCCAAGAAGATGTAGATGCGGCAGCAAATGCTGTAAAAGCAGCAATGGATGGCTTGGTAGCAATAGATGGAACAGAAGTTCAAACACCATCTACCGAAAACAATGCTACACAGGCAGGACAGGAAACAACTACTACAAAAGCAAATGCAGCAAAAACTGGAGATATAGCAGTTCCAGCAGCAGTAATTGGCTTGTTGGCAGCATCCGCAGTAGCAGTTGGCATTACAAAAAAACGTAAAAAATAA
- a CDS encoding zinc-ribbon domain-containing protein — protein MKVCPHCNTPNNDEFTFCKACGERLDEDMEISSSYTTEYQQPVAPPLVPNVMPPVAIPQREGYNWCDVCAIIGFICSIIGLFTFAIILLPLGLITSLIGCFGKHLKGLAVAGISISLVATLVRVGMILYENAMIPDWIISGLFW, from the coding sequence ATGAAAGTATGCCCACATTGTAATACACCCAATAATGACGAATTTACCTTCTGTAAGGCCTGTGGGGAACGGTTGGATGAGGATATGGAGATTTCCAGTTCCTACACAACGGAATATCAGCAACCAGTGGCGCCTCCACTAGTACCAAATGTAATGCCTCCTGTTGCTATCCCACAAAGGGAAGGTTACAACTGGTGTGATGTATGTGCCATTATCGGTTTTATCTGCTCTATTATTGGTCTGTTTACCTTCGCTATTATTTTATTGCCATTGGGGCTGATTACTTCATTAATTGGATGTTTTGGTAAGCATCTAAAAGGTTTAGCGGTTGCCGGAATTTCGATTTCCTTGGTTGCCACATTGGTTCGAGTTGGAATGATTTTATATGAAAATGCTATGATTCCAGACTGGATTATTTCTGGTTTGTTCTGGTAA
- the gyrA gene encoding DNA gyrase subunit A, producing MSNENTFDPSMGKVIPVDIEKEMRKSFLDYSMSVIVSRALPDVRDGLKPVHRRILYTLYENGIFPDKPYRKSADTVGSVLGRYHPHGDASVYDALVRMAQDFSLRYPLVDGHGNFGSVDGDPPAAYRYTEAKMSKISMEMLTNINKDTVEFGMNYDDRLKEPTVLPSRFPNLLVNGSTGIAVGMATNIPPHNLNEIVDGICMLIDNPDAELLDLMGCIKGPDFPTAGIIMGQAGIRAAYATGRGKITVRSRADVEEMKNGRFRIVVTELPYQVNKARLIESIANHVKDKKIEGISGLRDESSREGMRIVIELKRDANPQIVLNKLYSYTQMQETFGVINLALVNGEPKVMSLKEMLQHYIDFQAEVIRRRTEFDLRKAKEREHVLEGLKIALDFIEEVIKIIRSSKTVAESKERLMENFNLDDIQATAIVQMRLGQLSGLERIKIEQELADILAKVKELEHILSDYQIILGIVRDELLEIKQKYGDERRTEIKAVSGEVDIEDLIPEEECVVTLTHYGYIKRQPVDVYKTQKRGGRGVSGMKQREEDFVEELFISSTHDHVVFITNRGKMYRLKCYEIPEGGKTSKGMNIVNLLPLEPEEKVTSMLRVTEFDSDQYIVMVTKQGIVKRTKLDAYRNIRKNGLIAITLSEDDELAWVRLTSGHSELIVATKNGMAIRFKETDARPLSRSAKGVRAIKLKDGDQVVGMARIREGATVMTVTDKGQGRRTAVEEYRCQTRGGFGKINYKVNEEKGHVVGVKVVDEDDDLIMISDDGVIIRIRVSDVSVMSRYAGGVRVMRVQGDTKVVTFARAEHEEEAEVQEVEQAEETELSPEEKAALEAEENQLETQMDGSDAADELLAHAESMESQMNELEEQKDE from the coding sequence GATGCGGAAATCCTTTTTGGATTATTCCATGTCTGTTATTGTCAGCAGGGCGCTGCCGGATGTGCGGGACGGTTTAAAACCAGTCCATCGCCGTATCCTGTATACCCTGTATGAGAACGGTATTTTTCCGGACAAACCTTACCGTAAATCAGCCGATACAGTCGGTTCTGTATTGGGACGTTACCACCCCCACGGTGACGCCTCTGTTTACGATGCCCTGGTACGTATGGCGCAGGATTTTTCCTTGCGCTATCCATTGGTAGATGGGCATGGGAACTTCGGTTCTGTGGATGGCGACCCTCCGGCTGCTTACCGTTATACCGAAGCAAAAATGAGCAAAATCTCCATGGAGATGCTTACTAATATCAATAAAGATACCGTTGAATTCGGTATGAACTACGATGACCGTTTGAAGGAGCCTACTGTATTACCTTCCAGGTTCCCAAACCTGTTGGTAAATGGTTCTACTGGTATTGCTGTAGGGATGGCGACGAACATCCCTCCCCACAACTTGAATGAAATTGTGGATGGTATCTGCATGTTGATTGATAACCCGGATGCAGAATTGCTGGATCTCATGGGCTGCATCAAAGGGCCGGATTTCCCTACTGCTGGTATTATTATGGGTCAGGCTGGAATTCGTGCCGCTTATGCCACAGGACGGGGTAAGATTACAGTACGTTCCCGTGCTGATGTAGAGGAAATGAAAAATGGACGGTTCCGCATTGTGGTGACCGAACTTCCTTATCAGGTCAACAAAGCACGGCTGATCGAGAGCATTGCCAACCATGTAAAAGATAAGAAAATTGAGGGAATTTCCGGATTGCGTGACGAATCCAGCCGGGAAGGAATGCGGATTGTCATTGAGTTAAAACGGGATGCGAACCCTCAGATTGTTTTAAATAAATTGTACAGTTATACCCAAATGCAGGAGACTTTTGGTGTCATTAACCTAGCATTGGTTAACGGCGAACCAAAGGTAATGTCTTTAAAAGAGATGCTCCAGCATTACATTGATTTCCAAGCGGAAGTTATCCGCAGAAGGACAGAATTTGACCTACGCAAAGCAAAAGAGCGGGAGCATGTGCTGGAAGGGTTAAAAATCGCTTTGGATTTCATCGAAGAAGTGATTAAAATTATCCGTTCTTCCAAAACAGTGGCAGAGTCCAAAGAGCGTTTGATGGAAAACTTTAATCTGGATGATATTCAGGCAACTGCCATTGTACAGATGCGTTTGGGGCAGTTATCCGGTCTGGAACGGATTAAAATTGAACAGGAACTAGCGGATATCCTGGCAAAAGTAAAAGAATTGGAACATATTTTAAGCGATTACCAGATTATCCTTGGGATTGTACGGGATGAGTTGCTGGAAATCAAACAGAAATATGGAGATGAACGCCGCACAGAGATCAAAGCGGTTAGCGGTGAAGTGGATATTGAAGATCTGATTCCAGAAGAGGAATGTGTAGTTACACTCACCCATTACGGCTATATCAAACGCCAGCCAGTGGATGTTTACAAAACCCAGAAGCGTGGTGGCCGTGGTGTTTCCGGTATGAAACAGCGGGAAGAGGATTTTGTGGAAGAACTCTTTATCTCCTCTACCCACGACCATGTTGTGTTTATTACCAACCGTGGAAAAATGTACCGCTTAAAATGCTATGAAATTCCAGAAGGGGGCAAAACCTCCAAAGGGATGAATATTGTCAATCTATTGCCATTGGAACCAGAGGAAAAAGTTACTTCCATGTTGCGGGTAACCGAGTTTGATTCTGACCAGTATATTGTCATGGTAACCAAGCAGGGTATTGTGAAAAGAACCAAGTTGGATGCTTACCGCAATATCCGCAAAAACGGTTTGATTGCCATTACCCTATCCGAAGACGATGAATTGGCATGGGTACGTTTGACTTCTGGACACTCTGAACTAATTGTTGCTACTAAAAACGGGATGGCAATCCGGTTTAAAGAAACGGATGCCCGTCCATTGTCCCGTTCCGCCAAAGGCGTGCGTGCCATTAAGCTGAAGGATGGCGACCAGGTTGTTGGTATGGCTCGTATCCGGGAAGGCGCGACTGTTATGACAGTTACCGACAAAGGGCAAGGCAGACGTACCGCTGTGGAAGAATACCGTTGCCAGACCAGGGGTGGTTTTGGTAAAATCAACTACAAAGTTAATGAGGAAAAAGGCCATGTAGTTGGGGTAAAAGTGGTGGATGAAGATGATGACCTGATTATGATTTCAGATGATGGTGTTATTATCCGTATCCGTGTAAGCGATGTCAGCGTGATGTCCCGGTATGCTGGTGGTGTGCGTGTCATGAGAGTACAAGGGGATACCAAGGTGGTAACCTTTGCCCGCGCGGAACATGAGGAGGAAGCGGAAGTTCAGGAAGTAGAACAAGCAGAAGAAACAGAACTTTCTCCAGAAGAAAAAGCAGCTTTAGAAGCGGAAGAAAATCAGCTAGAAACCCAGATGGATGGTTCTGACGCTGCCGATGAGCTGTTGGCACATGCGGAATCCATGGAAAGCCAAATGAATGAATTAGAAGAACAAAAAGACGAATAA